In the Aulosira sp. FACHB-615 genome, one interval contains:
- the hepC gene encoding heterocyst development glycosyltransferase HepC, with protein MTSSLVRTPQTVDSVTLQPATEPTLYCTLQWRRDKLLVKSPGKFKQPYLPALENQQLLIDCLKHSPVNLVSIDPQIGETWVKFWADACKKSHKPMFLYGSSENLLFKQNSKPWGWFLRLIDWIAALFLLLLLSPAMLGLVMLLQITSPDSLFSTEWYVGERGRLFQAIKFSTTSKPKLTPLTLWMRKSGLENLPQLFNVLRGDMGFIGSRSWTLATAIRLSSEAQISLNQLPVMTKSWSAQAESNLIIHNS; from the coding sequence ATGACTAGCTCATTAGTTCGTACTCCACAGACTGTTGATAGTGTAACTCTACAACCTGCAACCGAACCTACCCTATACTGCACACTACAATGGCGGCGGGATAAATTGTTAGTGAAATCTCCCGGTAAATTTAAACAGCCATATTTGCCAGCTTTAGAAAACCAGCAATTATTAATCGATTGCTTAAAACATTCTCCTGTAAATTTGGTGAGCATAGACCCTCAAATTGGTGAGACTTGGGTAAAGTTTTGGGCAGATGCTTGTAAAAAATCTCATAAGCCCATGTTTCTTTACGGATCTTCAGAAAATTTACTGTTTAAACAAAATAGTAAACCTTGGGGATGGTTCCTGCGACTGATTGATTGGATAGCAGCTTTATTTCTGCTGCTATTACTAAGTCCAGCTATGTTGGGATTAGTAATGTTGTTGCAAATTACCTCACCTGACTCTCTATTTTCTACTGAGTGGTATGTAGGAGAACGAGGTAGGCTTTTCCAAGCTATTAAATTCTCCACGACAAGCAAACCTAAGCTTACACCCTTAACTCTTTGGATGCGTAAATCTGGTCTAGAAAACTTACCACAGTTATTCAATGTACTGCGGGGTGATATGGGTTTTATTGGGTCTCGCTCTTGGACTTTAGCAACAGCAATAAGATTAAGTTCAGAAGCTCAAATTTCCCTGAATCAATTACCTGTGATGACAAAATCTTGGTCAGCCCAGGCGGAATCAAACTTAATAATTCATAATTCATAA
- a CDS encoding polysaccharide biosynthesis tyrosine autokinase has product MVQTSLNPSVNKITDTEPGYGQLLAVFIRRFPWFVAVFVASIAMAAIMTAKTKPTYKSSMQLLVEPNYQGKQEAGGVENQFTESNVEIDTGTQLNLMQSSGLIQKAVDKLRKEYPDITVGEIKGALALNQLKTKEDNIATKIFQVDYTDRDPIKTQKVLTAVREVYVEYNKQQQDSRLQKGLQVIREQLSKASEEVNAAESNLQRFRRNQNLIDPVAQAKALEDALNNVEQERRTTRAQYQEAIARQKSLEEQLNRSPQNALVASRLSQSTRYQGLLNEIQRTELALAQERLRFTDETPNVQKLQEQLGSQKALLEQEVGRTLGGRSSGVVGSRDSLLEQGQFGQIDLNLASELVETQTTIVALSARDQTLAQKETQLRFEIKRFPPLLAYYNRIQPQLVFSRERFEQLLRAEQQLRQELAKGGFNWEVVEEPHVGVQLGPNLQQNLLLGAVVGLMLGGIAAFLREASDDAVHTTAELEKQVALPLLGTTPKLPPAKARDSIIKLPFGKPETPAPWTIQVLQSPPRWESLDLIYKNIELLNTVSSLKSLMITSALPDEAKSGMALGLAMSAARLHKRVLLIDANLRNPSLHEQLNLPNEQGLSTLLGSEITLPNQIGIQSLGSAYIDILTAGPKPTDPAHLLSSPRMMQLMRTFEENYDLVLIDAPPVLGLVDAMLTASSCRSVVLVASMGVVTRNQLAQATGMLSRLNLIGVVANGVSSSDSSFVHYPKEYRLALKQAVEK; this is encoded by the coding sequence GTGGTTCAAACTAGTCTTAATCCCAGTGTAAATAAAATTACTGATACAGAGCCGGGTTATGGACAACTATTAGCAGTTTTTATTCGTAGGTTTCCTTGGTTTGTCGCAGTATTCGTAGCTTCAATTGCGATGGCAGCAATTATGACTGCTAAGACTAAACCTACTTACAAAAGCTCAATGCAACTGTTAGTAGAACCTAACTATCAAGGTAAACAAGAAGCAGGTGGAGTTGAAAATCAGTTTACTGAATCAAATGTAGAAATAGATACAGGCACTCAGCTAAATCTCATGCAGAGTTCAGGGCTGATTCAAAAGGCAGTGGATAAACTGCGTAAAGAATATCCAGACATCACTGTAGGTGAGATTAAAGGCGCTTTAGCTTTAAATCAACTCAAAACCAAAGAAGATAATATCGCCACCAAAATTTTCCAAGTAGACTACACCGACAGAGACCCCATCAAAACCCAAAAAGTTTTAACTGCTGTTCGGGAAGTTTATGTGGAATACAACAAACAACAACAAGATTCTAGGCTGCAAAAAGGTCTACAAGTTATCCGGGAACAGTTGAGTAAGGCCAGTGAAGAAGTCAATGCGGCTGAGTCTAACCTCCAAAGATTCCGTCGTAACCAAAATTTAATCGACCCGGTAGCTCAAGCCAAAGCTTTGGAAGATGCACTGAATAATGTTGAGCAAGAACGTCGTACAACTCGCGCTCAATATCAAGAAGCTATAGCACGACAGAAATCTTTAGAAGAACAATTGAACCGTTCTCCCCAAAATGCCCTCGTTGCTTCCCGGTTGAGCCAATCTACACGTTACCAAGGCTTACTCAATGAAATTCAAAGAACAGAATTAGCTTTAGCTCAAGAACGTTTGCGCTTTACTGATGAAACTCCCAATGTACAGAAGCTACAAGAGCAGTTAGGTAGTCAAAAAGCATTATTAGAACAAGAAGTAGGCAGAACTCTAGGCGGAAGATCATCTGGTGTAGTTGGTTCTAGAGACTCGCTGTTAGAACAAGGACAGTTTGGCCAAATTGATTTGAACTTGGCGAGTGAACTAGTAGAAACTCAAACAACAATAGTTGCATTGAGCGCCCGTGATCAAACTTTGGCGCAAAAAGAAACTCAATTACGTTTTGAAATCAAACGCTTCCCGCCTTTGTTGGCTTATTACAATCGCATCCAACCACAGTTGGTATTTAGCCGCGAAAGATTTGAGCAGTTGTTAAGAGCCGAACAACAACTGCGCCAAGAATTAGCTAAAGGTGGATTTAATTGGGAAGTTGTAGAAGAACCCCATGTAGGTGTGCAGTTAGGCCCCAACTTGCAACAAAACCTTTTATTAGGTGCTGTGGTGGGGTTAATGTTGGGCGGAATTGCAGCTTTCTTACGCGAGGCTTCTGATGATGCGGTACATACAACGGCTGAGTTAGAAAAGCAAGTTGCTTTACCTTTGTTGGGAACAACGCCAAAATTACCCCCCGCTAAAGCCAGAGATTCAATTATCAAGTTACCCTTTGGGAAGCCAGAAACCCCTGCACCTTGGACAATTCAGGTGTTACAGTCGCCTCCACGTTGGGAATCTCTAGACTTAATTTACAAAAACATTGAACTGCTCAATACTGTATCTAGTTTGAAGTCTTTGATGATTACTTCAGCTTTACCTGATGAAGCTAAATCAGGTATGGCTTTGGGTTTGGCGATGAGTGCGGCTCGCTTACACAAACGAGTGCTGTTGATTGATGCTAACTTACGCAATCCCAGTCTGCACGAACAGCTAAATTTGCCTAATGAGCAAGGACTTTCGACTTTACTGGGTAGCGAGATTACTTTACCGAATCAGATTGGCATTCAATCTTTAGGTTCAGCTTATATTGATATTTTGACGGCTGGGCCAAAACCGACTGATCCCGCCCATTTGTTGAGTTCTCCGCGCATGATGCAACTGATGAGAACCTTTGAAGAAAATTATGATTTGGTACTGATAGACGCGCCGCCTGTATTGGGTTTGGTAGATGCAATGTTAACAGCATCGTCCTGTCGGAGTGTGGTGTTAGTGGCTAGTATGGGTGTGGTGACTCGTAACCAACTTGCTCAAGCTACAGGAATGTTGAGTCGGTTAAATCTGATTGGGGTAGTGGCTAATGGTGTTTCTAGCTCAGATAGCAGTTTTGTCCATTATCCCAAAGAATACCGTTTGGCTTTGAAACAAGCGGTAGAAAAATAG
- a CDS encoding glycosyltransferase — MKIALVHDYLTQRGGAERVFELLCRRYPTADVFTSLYDPQKTIDLGERIVNTTFLQKIPGAAKYFRMMAPFYFPAFRALDLQDYDLIISSSTSFAKAVRKRPDAHHVCFCHNVTRFLWDTETYLREYGDYRYFAPLIEQIFQLMRNVDLKYAQEPDLYIANSSVVAKRIQQIYGKPAIVVNYPIDTSKFVYSDTKEDYYLASARMISYKRLDIIIEAFNWLGWRLLISGDGPEQARLKAKALNNIEFLGHVSDRKRKDLFAKAKSVIVAALEDYGLVPVEANASGTPVIAYGAGGVLDTQIHGETGVFFKRQSPDSLQAALLESGRITWNYENIRNHAVNNFSEPVFFRKVEQLIDQTCM, encoded by the coding sequence ATGAAAATTGCTCTTGTCCATGATTATTTAACACAGCGTGGAGGGGCAGAGCGCGTATTTGAATTATTATGTAGGCGCTACCCCACAGCCGATGTTTTTACTTCGTTGTATGACCCACAAAAAACTATTGATTTAGGTGAGCGGATAGTCAATACAACTTTTTTACAAAAAATTCCGGGTGCAGCCAAATATTTTAGAATGATGGCACCCTTTTACTTTCCTGCTTTTCGGGCTTTGGATTTGCAAGACTACGATTTAATTATTAGCAGTAGCACTAGTTTTGCCAAAGCTGTACGCAAAAGACCTGATGCTCACCATGTTTGTTTTTGTCATAATGTCACCCGTTTTTTGTGGGATACAGAAACATATTTACGTGAGTATGGAGATTATCGATATTTCGCGCCGTTAATTGAACAAATTTTTCAATTGATGCGGAATGTAGACTTGAAATATGCTCAGGAACCTGACCTATATATTGCCAATTCCAGCGTTGTTGCTAAGAGAATTCAACAGATTTATGGTAAACCCGCAATTGTAGTTAACTATCCAATTGATACCAGTAAGTTTGTTTATTCTGATACCAAAGAAGATTATTATTTAGCATCTGCACGGATGATCAGTTATAAGCGGCTAGATATAATCATCGAAGCTTTTAATTGGTTGGGGTGGCGATTATTAATCTCAGGTGACGGCCCAGAACAAGCACGCCTCAAAGCCAAGGCATTAAATAATATTGAATTTTTAGGTCATGTTAGCGATCGCAAACGTAAAGATTTGTTTGCAAAAGCCAAATCAGTGATTGTTGCAGCCTTAGAAGATTATGGATTAGTTCCTGTAGAAGCTAATGCTAGTGGTACACCAGTTATTGCCTATGGTGCTGGTGGTGTTTTAGATACCCAAATTCACGGCGAAACTGGAGTCTTTTTTAAACGACAATCACCAGACTCTCTACAAGCTGCATTACTAGAGTCCGGACGCATCACTTGGAATTATGAAAATATTCGTAATCATGCAGTGAACAATTTCTCAGAACCAGTATTTTTTAGGAAGGTTGAGCAACTTATTGATCAAACTTGTATGTAG
- a CDS encoding NAD(P)H-dependent oxidoreductase: protein MIIIDNALKARAAAGNPIKVGMIGAGFMGRGIANQIINSVPGMELVAIFNRSIDGAKRAYTEAGIADVQVVNTVSDLEDAIASGKYTITDDAKIICQAESIEAIIEVTGAVEFGAHIVMEAIAHRKHVIMMNAELDGTVGPILKVYADKAGVILSACDGDQPGVEMNLYRFVQSIGLTPLLCGNIKGLQDPYRNPTTQEGFAKRWGQKAHMVTSFADGSKISFEQAIVANATGMQVAKRGMLGYDFTGHVDEMTNMYDIDQLKELGGIVDYVVGAKPGPGVFVFATHDDPKQRHYLNLYKLGEGPLYSFYTPYHLCHFEVPLSVARAVLFHDAVMAPINKPMVDVVTTAKIDLKAGETLDGIGYYMTYGQCENSPIVQAQKLLPMGLAEGCRLKRDIPRDQVLTYDDVELPEGRLCDQLRAEQNAYFASEKVLVAVG from the coding sequence ATGATTATTATTGATAATGCTTTAAAAGCTCGTGCTGCTGCTGGTAATCCCATCAAAGTGGGAATGATTGGTGCTGGCTTTATGGGGCGAGGAATTGCTAATCAAATTATTAATTCTGTTCCGGGAATGGAGTTAGTTGCTATCTTCAACCGCAGTATTGATGGAGCCAAAAGAGCTTATACAGAAGCTGGTATTGCAGATGTGCAAGTGGTGAACACTGTCAGCGATTTAGAAGATGCGATCGCCAGTGGCAAATATACAATCACCGACGATGCTAAAATCATCTGTCAAGCCGAGAGCATTGAAGCAATTATTGAAGTAACTGGCGCAGTTGAATTTGGCGCTCATATCGTTATGGAAGCGATCGCCCATCGCAAGCATGTCATTATGATGAATGCTGAACTCGATGGTACTGTCGGCCCCATCCTGAAAGTTTACGCCGACAAAGCAGGCGTTATCCTCAGTGCTTGCGATGGCGACCAACCAGGGGTAGAAATGAATCTGTACCGCTTCGTGCAGAGCATTGGTTTAACACCATTACTGTGCGGTAACATCAAAGGCTTGCAAGACCCCTATCGCAACCCCACCACCCAAGAAGGCTTTGCTAAACGTTGGGGACAAAAAGCCCACATGGTAACAAGCTTTGCTGATGGTAGCAAAATTTCCTTTGAGCAGGCGATCGTCGCTAATGCTACTGGAATGCAAGTCGCTAAACGGGGAATGCTGGGCTATGACTTCACAGGTCATGTTGATGAAATGACCAATATGTATGACATTGACCAACTCAAAGAATTAGGCGGTATCGTCGATTATGTAGTTGGTGCTAAACCAGGCCCCGGTGTATTTGTCTTCGCTACCCACGACGACCCCAAACAACGCCACTACCTCAACCTCTACAAATTAGGTGAAGGGCCTCTCTATAGCTTCTATACTCCTTATCACCTCTGTCATTTTGAAGTTCCCTTATCAGTGGCTCGTGCTGTCTTATTCCATGATGCAGTCATGGCTCCAATTAATAAACCAATGGTCGATGTAGTCACAACGGCCAAAATCGATTTGAAAGCTGGCGAAACTCTCGACGGCATTGGTTACTATATGACCTACGGTCAATGTGAAAATTCACCCATCGTTCAAGCACAAAAACTTCTACCAATGGGTTTAGCTGAAGGCTGTCGCTTAAAACGAGATATTCCCCGCGATCAAGTGCTGACTTATGACGATGTAGAGTTACCCGAAGGTAGACTTTGTGACCAATTACGCGCAGAACAAAATGCTTATTTTGCTTCTGAAAAAGTTCTCGTAGCTGTTGGGTAA
- the rfbC gene encoding dTDP-4-dehydrorhamnose 3,5-epimerase, whose translation MIFTATSLQDAYIIDLEAKNDHRGFFARYFCAQEFEAHGLKPVVSQCNLSYNYKKGTLRGMHYQLHPAAETKLVRCTQGAIYDVIIDMRPNSPTFLQHIGVELTAENRRALYVPEMFAHGYQALTDDAEVIYQVGEFYTPGYERGLRYNDPFFNIEWPVEVTEISEKDLNWPLLSMMRVGEAEAVSANV comes from the coding sequence ATGATTTTCACCGCTACAAGTCTTCAAGATGCTTACATTATTGACTTAGAAGCCAAAAATGATCATCGCGGTTTTTTTGCTAGATATTTTTGCGCTCAAGAATTTGAAGCCCACGGATTAAAACCAGTAGTATCTCAATGTAATTTATCTTATAACTATAAAAAAGGTACTCTGCGGGGAATGCACTATCAACTGCACCCCGCAGCCGAAACAAAATTAGTGCGCTGTACTCAAGGGGCAATTTATGACGTAATTATTGATATGCGTCCTAATTCACCAACATTTTTACAGCATATTGGTGTGGAATTAACCGCCGAAAATCGTCGGGCTTTATATGTTCCTGAAATGTTTGCTCATGGTTATCAAGCACTGACCGATGATGCAGAAGTTATCTATCAAGTTGGTGAGTTTTATACACCAGGATATGAGCGTGGCTTACGCTACAATGACCCATTTTTCAACATTGAATGGCCTGTAGAAGTCACAGAAATTTCTGAAAAAGATTTGAATTGGCCATTGTTGAGTATGATGCGTGTTGGAGAAGCTGAAGCTGTTTCGGCAAATGTATAA
- a CDS encoding phytanoyl-CoA dioxygenase — MLKKIKYKIFSLYSDLVFNLKRWRHTKNLPVLESRDRIIVETLKRDGVYATTLADLGLDFSAELLQAANYQLSRIRKPNNENLAEKWPHITTVTALPEFSQWATQKRLLNIIENYIGLPITFHGVHLRQDFPSDHQFGTLLWHSDAEDRRLIKIFVCLHDVEEKTGPFQYIPRSLTHLFSLKSWWLYYQLLKSNYMGIDDEIVKKVIPQSAWKSCPGPAGTIIFVDTKNTLHHGTVRSETRSTLFFCYTANPPERPDLCTQFWDDTHPRAEVTVPESEKVLVSQIK, encoded by the coding sequence ATGCTAAAAAAAATTAAATACAAAATATTTTCCCTATACTCCGACTTGGTTTTTAACCTCAAACGTTGGCGACATACTAAAAATTTACCAGTATTAGAATCACGCGATCGCATCATTGTCGAGACTCTCAAACGAGATGGTGTTTATGCGACAACTTTGGCAGATTTGGGTTTAGATTTTAGTGCTGAACTACTCCAAGCTGCTAATTATCAATTGTCGCGGATACGAAAGCCCAACAATGAAAATTTAGCCGAAAAATGGCCGCACATTACCACAGTGACGGCTTTACCAGAATTTTCTCAATGGGCAACGCAAAAAAGATTGCTAAATATAATTGAAAATTATATTGGCCTACCTATCACTTTTCATGGTGTACACTTACGCCAAGATTTCCCTAGTGATCATCAATTCGGCACTTTATTATGGCATAGCGATGCTGAAGACCGACGCTTAATCAAAATCTTTGTTTGCTTGCATGATGTAGAAGAAAAAACTGGCCCTTTTCAATACATTCCCCGTTCTTTAACACATTTATTTAGTCTGAAATCTTGGTGGCTTTACTACCAGCTTTTAAAGTCAAACTATATGGGGATTGATGATGAAATTGTCAAAAAAGTCATACCTCAATCAGCTTGGAAATCTTGTCCAGGGCCAGCAGGTACAATCATTTTTGTAGATACTAAAAATACTTTACATCACGGAACTGTACGCAGCGAAACACGCTCAACCCTGTTCTTTTGCTACACAGCTAACCCTCCTGAAAGACCAGACCTGTGTACACAATTTTGGGATGATACCCATCCCAGAGCTGAAGTGACTGTACCTGAATCAGAAAAAGTTCTGGTTTCACAAATTAAGTAA
- a CDS encoding phytanoyl-CoA dioxygenase family protein, with protein sequence MLNTLKGKMATLNSELAYRMRIWQHTAKLPALESSDRLIVETLKREGAYVTTLADLGLPSTPEMLQAANQQLSRMADVHNAHLNKRLPQIYTVTDLPEFYQWGSNNRLLKIIENYLGLTVAFHGVHLRKDFPNEHQFGTLLWHKDSEDRKMVKVIIYLHDVEKQHGPFEYIPLSLTSYPHLNSYRIDHKLRQSGYLGINDEQVEKIIPKSAWQSCMGKAGTVLIADPRTALHHGTIRTEARSALFFVYTTNPPKRPELCTQYWDDTFPKPEILQEIA encoded by the coding sequence ATGCTGAATACACTAAAAGGCAAAATGGCAACACTCAACTCAGAGTTAGCTTATAGAATGAGAATCTGGCAGCATACAGCCAAACTGCCGGCATTAGAATCAAGCGATCGCTTGATTGTCGAAACCCTCAAACGAGAAGGTGCTTATGTAACCACACTCGCCGATTTAGGCTTACCATCCACCCCAGAAATGCTACAAGCTGCTAATCAACAATTAAGCAGAATGGCAGATGTTCATAACGCTCATTTGAATAAGCGACTACCACAAATTTATACAGTCACAGATTTACCAGAATTTTATCAATGGGGAAGTAATAACAGACTATTAAAGATAATTGAAAATTATTTAGGTTTAACCGTTGCTTTTCACGGTGTACATTTACGCAAAGACTTTCCAAATGAACATCAATTCGGCACATTATTATGGCATAAAGATTCCGAAGACCGCAAAATGGTTAAGGTAATTATTTATCTCCATGATGTTGAGAAACAGCACGGGCCGTTTGAGTATATTCCTTTATCTTTAACATCATATCCGCACTTAAATTCCTATCGAATTGACCACAAGTTGCGTCAGTCTGGTTACTTAGGAATTAACGATGAACAAGTAGAAAAAATTATTCCCAAATCAGCTTGGCAATCTTGTATGGGGAAAGCCGGTACAGTACTCATTGCAGATCCCAGAACTGCTTTACATCACGGTACCATCCGCACCGAAGCAAGGTCAGCACTATTTTTTGTTTATACAACTAATCCACCCAAACGACCAGAACTTTGCACTCAATATTGGGATGACACTTTTCCGAAACCAGAAATACTGCAAGAAATTGCTTAG
- a CDS encoding phytanoyl-CoA dioxygenase family protein — translation MLNILQDKIEAINSELAYRIKLWQYTPNLPTLDPGDRLIVNTLKREGIYITTLADLGLATTPQLLEAANSLLPNIGTDNYTASAQNPPEIYTVTHLPNFYNWGKETRLLNILENYIGLPVAYHGVQVRKDFVNTSQFSTMLWHRDSEDRRIIKIIIYLNDVEEKNGPFEYVPASFTSISNLNFYRLYSKIYNTGIDDETLDKIVPKSAWKSCPGKAGTVIIVDTQRLLHHGTVRTQERSTLFFVYTANPPKRPGLCTQYWDDTYPKPETLQKI, via the coding sequence ATGCTAAATATACTTCAAGACAAGATAGAAGCAATAAACTCAGAGTTAGCTTATAGAATCAAACTCTGGCAGTATACTCCAAATTTGCCAACCCTAGACCCAGGCGATCGCTTAATCGTTAATACCCTCAAACGCGAAGGTATTTACATAACAACACTCGCTGATTTGGGATTAGCCACTACACCACAATTACTCGAAGCTGCTAATAGCTTATTACCAAATATTGGTACTGATAACTATACAGCTTCTGCTCAAAATCCTCCAGAAATTTACACAGTTACCCATTTGCCTAACTTTTATAACTGGGGAAAGGAAACAAGGCTGTTAAATATTCTGGAAAATTATATTGGTCTTCCTGTTGCCTATCATGGTGTACAAGTACGTAAAGACTTTGTAAATACTAGTCAATTCAGCACCATGCTATGGCACAGAGATTCAGAAGATCGCCGGATTATTAAAATTATCATTTACTTAAATGATGTAGAAGAAAAAAACGGCCCTTTTGAATATGTACCAGCATCGTTTACTTCTATCTCTAATCTTAATTTCTATCGCCTGTATTCCAAAATTTATAACACAGGCATTGACGATGAAACCTTAGACAAAATTGTGCCTAAATCAGCGTGGAAGTCATGTCCAGGTAAAGCCGGTACCGTCATTATTGTTGATACCCAGCGACTTTTACATCATGGAACTGTACGCACTCAAGAGCGTTCCACACTATTTTTTGTCTACACTGCTAACCCACCTAAACGACCAGGACTTTGTACTCAATACTGGGATGATACTTATCCTAAACCAGAAACACTCCAGAAAATCTAA